In the Myxococcus guangdongensis genome, one interval contains:
- a CDS encoding M57 family metalloprotease, which yields MSAKSLVIAMGCAVLLLGCDGAPQESQEIVGNLLKAGFPADDIMVVEGKVYAGRDAEVTLSASREMLEPGDSRREQYRTTNLISASLSKICVNAPAFTGVFSTALDMALANYNALSLTFTLARAPSTGCGFTINAFIDPNMNGGVAGFPSNGVPYGQMTIGGLLSQYGVDVIEHVITHELGHTLGFRHSDYYNRAISCGSGGNEGDAGVGAIHIPGTPTTATVGGSIMNSCFRSVETGEFTSSDLTALNALYAPASVCKGQTPQGATAWQQYDTNGIYLDVNTSSCGFGSTPLYFTSLGGNSSHWQALGATSIYNPTATGFRVFIYLPGLTTTQANSWGWHLNWQATPNSLRQPSLCTGQTPQGTTSWQQYDANGIYLDVNTSGCGFGSTPLYFTSLGGNSSHWTTTGATSIYSPTATGFRVYVFLPGVTTTQANSWGWHLNWQASPTDLRHPSFCTGQTPQGNTAWQQYDANGIYLDVNSADCALGTTPQYFTSLGGNSTHWTSAGATSIYIPSPTGFRVFVFSPGITVPQAHAFGWHLNWSAR from the coding sequence ATGTCCGCGAAGAGTCTTGTCATTGCGATGGGATGCGCCGTGTTGTTGCTCGGCTGCGACGGAGCACCCCAGGAATCGCAGGAGATCGTCGGCAACCTGCTCAAGGCCGGGTTCCCCGCTGACGACATCATGGTCGTCGAAGGGAAGGTCTATGCGGGGCGGGACGCCGAGGTGACCCTGTCCGCGTCACGCGAGATGCTCGAGCCCGGAGACAGCCGCCGAGAGCAATATCGCACGACCAACCTCATCAGCGCGTCGCTCTCGAAGATATGCGTCAACGCTCCGGCGTTCACGGGCGTCTTCAGCACCGCCCTGGACATGGCCCTCGCGAACTACAACGCGTTGTCGCTCACCTTCACCCTGGCACGGGCCCCGAGCACGGGCTGTGGCTTCACCATCAATGCGTTCATCGATCCAAACATGAACGGCGGCGTGGCCGGGTTCCCGTCGAATGGAGTCCCCTATGGGCAGATGACCATCGGTGGCCTGCTCAGTCAGTACGGCGTCGATGTCATCGAGCACGTCATCACGCATGAGCTCGGCCACACCCTCGGGTTCCGCCACTCGGACTACTACAACCGCGCCATCAGCTGCGGCTCCGGCGGCAACGAGGGAGACGCCGGCGTCGGCGCGATCCACATCCCGGGCACGCCCACCACGGCGACCGTCGGCGGCTCCATCATGAACTCCTGCTTCCGCTCCGTGGAGACAGGTGAGTTCACCTCCAGCGACCTCACCGCGCTGAACGCCTTGTATGCGCCCGCATCCGTCTGCAAGGGCCAGACGCCGCAGGGAGCGACGGCCTGGCAGCAGTATGACACCAACGGCATCTACCTGGATGTGAACACGTCGAGCTGCGGCTTCGGCTCGACGCCCTTGTACTTCACCTCCCTGGGCGGCAACAGCAGCCACTGGCAGGCGCTAGGCGCCACGTCCATCTACAATCCGACGGCCACGGGTTTCCGTGTCTTCATCTACCTCCCGGGCCTCACCACGACCCAGGCCAACTCGTGGGGCTGGCATCTGAATTGGCAGGCCACTCCCAACAGCCTGCGCCAGCCCTCACTCTGCACGGGCCAGACGCCGCAGGGGACGACATCCTGGCAGCAGTATGATGCCAACGGCATCTACCTGGACGTGAACACATCTGGATGCGGCTTCGGCTCGACGCCGCTGTACTTCACCTCCCTGGGTGGCAACAGCAGCCACTGGACGACCACTGGCGCCACCTCCATCTACAGTCCAACGGCCACGGGCTTCCGTGTCTATGTCTTTCTCCCAGGCGTCACCACCACCCAGGCCAATTCGTGGGGCTGGCATCTGAACTGGCAGGCCTCCCCCACCGATTTGCGCCACCCGTCGTTCTGCACAGGCCAGACGCCCCAGGGAAACACGGCGTGGCAGCAATACGATGCCAACGGCATCTACCTGGACGTGAACTCGGCGGACTGCGCCCTTGGCACGACGCCGCAGTACTTCACCTCCCTGGGTGGCAACAGCACCCACTGGACGAGCGCGGGCGCCACATCCATCTACATCCCGTCGCCCACGGGCTTCCGCGTCTTTGTCTTCTCCCCAGGCATCACTGTTCCCCAGGCCCATGCGTTCGGTTGGCACCTGAACTGGAGCGCGAGGTAG
- a CDS encoding alpha/beta hydrolase, whose protein sequence is MAHSLSAPMAVPAGVPRAPSKVGSRPRTWPGVLLGVFLTPVAGLMLATAARIGASPSGWSYAGGLVLVAIGLMLRARGLWRVGLGLIALVAGSRLLFADGTLLETVHLPDGGHRWVNRLVDERDGTLFAAHALVRLGKLPRTDASGFIPALEAAFDRMESAEGSVATPAIATYLGLQSAESFDALVIPPARGVMPETAVVFLHGYAGNFAVYCWEMARASWSISALTVCPSVGPAGDWWSPQGAATLKATLEWLSARGVRHFYLGGLSNGGVGASMLVNRVSHPGLELRGLVLVSGAKSSAPVPEVPTLVIQGRHDSMMDTPSMRSYVERLGGRATYVELDSGHFAFLDRHLESGMAISQWLRQREGK, encoded by the coding sequence ATGGCTCATTCCCTCTCCGCGCCCATGGCGGTTCCCGCAGGCGTTCCACGTGCCCCCTCGAAGGTGGGCTCACGGCCCCGCACGTGGCCTGGGGTCCTGTTGGGGGTGTTCCTGACGCCGGTTGCGGGGCTGATGCTGGCGACGGCGGCCCGCATCGGCGCCTCGCCTTCGGGATGGAGTTACGCCGGGGGGCTCGTGCTGGTGGCCATCGGCCTGATGTTGCGCGCGCGGGGGCTGTGGCGAGTGGGGCTCGGCCTCATCGCGCTCGTGGCCGGCTCACGTCTGCTCTTCGCGGATGGCACGCTCCTGGAGACCGTTCACCTCCCGGATGGGGGGCACCGGTGGGTGAATCGGCTCGTCGACGAGCGGGACGGGACGCTGTTCGCGGCGCACGCCCTGGTTCGGCTGGGGAAGTTGCCGCGCACGGACGCGAGCGGGTTCATCCCGGCGCTGGAGGCGGCCTTCGACCGGATGGAGTCCGCGGAGGGTTCGGTGGCCACGCCCGCGATTGCCACCTACCTGGGGCTTCAGTCGGCGGAATCCTTCGATGCGCTGGTCATCCCGCCGGCGCGGGGGGTGATGCCGGAGACGGCCGTGGTTTTCCTGCATGGGTATGCGGGCAACTTCGCCGTGTACTGCTGGGAGATGGCGCGGGCGTCCTGGTCCATCTCCGCGTTGACGGTGTGCCCTTCGGTGGGCCCCGCCGGAGATTGGTGGTCGCCCCAGGGGGCGGCCACCTTGAAGGCGACCCTCGAATGGCTTTCGGCCCGAGGGGTTCGTCACTTCTACCTGGGAGGGCTCTCCAACGGCGGCGTGGGGGCGAGCATGCTCGTCAATCGCGTCTCACACCCAGGGCTCGAGCTGCGGGGATTGGTGCTCGTGTCCGGCGCGAAGTCCTCGGCCCCCGTGCCGGAGGTGCCCACGCTGGTGATACAGGGGCGCCATGATTCCATGATGGACACCCCCTCCATGCGCTCCTACGTCGAGCGCCTGGGGGGGCGAGCCACCTATGTGGAGCTGGACAGCGGGCACTTCGCGTTCCTCGACCGCCATCTCGAGTCAGGGATGGCGATCTCCCAGTGGCTCCGCCAGCGCGAGGGGAAATGA